The proteins below are encoded in one region of Stenotrophomonas bentonitica:
- a CDS encoding EscF/YscF/HrpA family type III secretion system needle major subunit: MSMATINPVPVGGEFDGDKPDPTKSWGWLGDHSDRFDKGVEKLKVELDAAFAALAGDKDGKGGDPTNPAFLADYQTALSGYTTYRTLQSNSAKRLSDMQKQNARNLG, translated from the coding sequence ATGAGCATGGCAACTATCAATCCTGTCCCCGTCGGTGGCGAGTTCGATGGCGACAAGCCGGACCCGACCAAGTCCTGGGGCTGGCTGGGTGATCACAGCGATCGTTTCGACAAGGGCGTGGAGAAGCTGAAGGTGGAACTCGACGCAGCCTTCGCCGCGCTGGCAGGGGACAAGGACGGCAAGGGTGGCGACCCCACCAACCCGGCCTTCCTGGCCGACTACCAGACCGCGCTGTCCGGCTACACCACCTACCGAACCCTGCAGTCCAACTCGGCCAAGAGGCTGTCGGACATGCAGAAGCAGAACGCCCGCAACCTGGGTTGA
- a CDS encoding PrgH/EprH family type III secretion apparatus protein produces the protein MLPAHKLKLLSGQLDGVEFTLSPGDTIFHVGPARTLHQGQLGTTLANADNVFYIPGDLAPASFRIHLTDDEVRLEVRAEGAEFWSPKELPLNAVVHVAGLAMAVRAEDQAWSAGVLDHRLPVVVDEGLTLPPINRPTRANGVRRWAAAALVAVVLGAGGWWLYDTQRPATQVRTLEAVLAKSPYNYTVVHDATGRLYAFADNPEAVAWGQRASQRAGRLQDQYRDRHVEAARIGSVMDSARVDYAVVRLRSPQRPEVVITALGMNDVERRRQVQALLAPQMPYAAEIDVRSVGDGELVSMARAELRARGISTRAGGQAGRASISNDVFLDDASLHAMARYRDDFVQQWGERRVRISIRLWDDLLKGRSYQYSQDQLLSVGEGRWEFSTAGSR, from the coding sequence ATGCTCCCCGCGCACAAGTTGAAACTGCTTTCCGGCCAGCTCGATGGCGTGGAATTCACGCTCTCCCCCGGCGACACCATTTTCCATGTCGGCCCGGCCCGCACCCTGCACCAAGGGCAGCTGGGGACCACGCTGGCCAACGCCGACAACGTGTTCTACATCCCCGGCGACCTGGCCCCGGCCTCGTTCCGGATCCACCTCACTGACGATGAAGTACGGCTGGAAGTCCGGGCGGAAGGCGCCGAGTTCTGGTCGCCGAAGGAACTGCCGCTCAACGCCGTGGTGCATGTCGCCGGGCTGGCAATGGCGGTGCGTGCCGAAGACCAGGCCTGGTCGGCGGGAGTCCTGGACCACCGGCTGCCGGTGGTCGTTGACGAAGGCCTGACCCTGCCGCCGATCAATCGACCGACCCGCGCGAATGGTGTGCGCCGCTGGGCCGCTGCCGCACTGGTGGCGGTGGTGCTGGGCGCCGGCGGCTGGTGGCTGTACGACACACAGCGCCCTGCCACGCAGGTGCGCACGCTGGAAGCGGTGCTGGCCAAGTCCCCCTACAACTACACCGTGGTGCACGACGCCACCGGACGCCTGTACGCCTTCGCCGACAACCCCGAAGCCGTGGCCTGGGGACAGCGCGCCAGCCAGCGCGCCGGGCGCCTGCAGGACCAGTACCGCGACCGCCATGTGGAAGCCGCGCGCATCGGCAGCGTGATGGACAGCGCCCGCGTCGACTACGCAGTGGTACGCCTGCGCAGCCCGCAGCGCCCGGAAGTGGTGATCACTGCGCTGGGCATGAACGACGTGGAGCGCCGCCGCCAGGTGCAGGCGCTGCTGGCGCCGCAGATGCCGTACGCGGCGGAGATCGACGTACGCTCGGTCGGCGACGGCGAACTGGTGTCGATGGCACGCGCCGAGCTGCGCGCGCGCGGCATCAGCACCCGTGCCGGCGGCCAGGCAGGTCGCGCCAGCATTTCCAACGACGTGTTTCTTGATGACGCCTCACTGCACGCCATGGCGCGCTACCGCGACGACTTCGTGCAGCAGTGGGGTGAGCGCCGCGTGCGCATCAGTATCCGTTTGTGGGACGACCTGTTGAAGGGCCGTTCCTACCAGTATTCCCAGGATCAACTGCTCTCGGTGGGCGAGGGTCGCTGGGAGTTTTCCACGGCAGGTAGCCGTTGA
- the sctJ gene encoding type III secretion system inner membrane ring lipoprotein SctJ produces MNMPSFTAAARRLCRWRVVLPLLAVLLLVGCARKPLLENLDERQANEVIAVLLRHNINAEKLNAGKGGYQVQVAPRDLPESIELMQRNDLPSAPRSQVAAAFPADSLVSTPLGERARLISAVEQRLEESLALLDGVQSSRVHLNYDANLGTEGRRIERRRMHVAAVIAHDPGIDAEVLLQSVKRFLRNTFDGIEYDNVSVILTEVEGPRTLAVTTGSERSLPLALMLLCAFGAVLLVLGGWVLVRLVPAVGTRVRGLWQRATARREGPTGWRRWRGA; encoded by the coding sequence ATGAACATGCCGTCTTTCACGGCCGCTGCGCGCCGCCTGTGCCGGTGGCGCGTGGTGCTGCCCCTGCTTGCGGTGCTGCTGTTGGTTGGCTGCGCGCGCAAGCCACTGCTGGAAAACCTGGACGAGCGCCAGGCCAATGAAGTCATCGCCGTGCTGCTGCGGCATAACATCAATGCCGAGAAACTCAACGCGGGAAAGGGCGGTTACCAGGTACAGGTGGCCCCGCGTGACCTGCCCGAGTCGATCGAGCTGATGCAGCGCAATGACCTGCCGTCGGCACCGCGCAGCCAGGTGGCCGCCGCGTTCCCGGCCGACTCGCTGGTCAGCACGCCGCTGGGCGAGCGCGCGCGGCTGATATCCGCGGTGGAACAGCGCCTGGAAGAATCGCTGGCGCTGCTCGACGGCGTGCAGTCCAGCCGCGTGCACCTGAACTACGACGCAAACCTGGGTACCGAAGGCCGCCGCATCGAACGTCGCCGCATGCATGTGGCGGCGGTGATCGCGCACGATCCCGGGATCGACGCGGAAGTGCTGCTGCAATCGGTGAAGCGCTTCCTGCGCAATACCTTCGACGGCATCGAGTACGACAACGTCTCTGTGATCCTGACCGAGGTGGAGGGCCCACGCACGTTGGCGGTGACCACCGGCAGCGAACGCAGCCTGCCGCTGGCGCTGATGCTGCTGTGTGCCTTCGGGGCGGTGCTGCTGGTGCTGGGCGGTTGGGTGCTGGTGCGGCTGGTGCCCGCGGTCGGCACCCGCGTGCGCGGCCTCTGGCAGCGTGCCACCGCCCGACGCGAAGGCCCCACCGGCTGGAGGCGCTGGCGTGGTGCATGA
- the sctI gene encoding type III secretion system inner rod subunit SctI: MQVTQIATELNVGGDAAGGTMTLSDRMSHALANSYVSAGEDLGRIQAASSNADTATSPAALIELQLNLADYTKRMIVAAGLANHANKTVETLLKS; the protein is encoded by the coding sequence ATGCAAGTGACCCAGATCGCGACCGAACTCAACGTGGGTGGCGACGCCGCTGGCGGCACCATGACGTTGTCGGATCGCATGAGCCATGCCCTGGCCAACAGCTATGTCAGCGCCGGCGAGGACCTGGGCCGGATCCAGGCAGCCAGCAGCAACGCCGACACCGCCACCAGCCCGGCCGCACTGATCGAGCTGCAGCTGAACCTGGCCGACTACACCAAACGCATGATCGTGGCGGCCGGCCTGGCCAACCACGCCAACAAGACCGTGGAGACGCTGCTCAAGTCATGA